In Idiomarina sp. PL1-037, a single genomic region encodes these proteins:
- the epmB gene encoding EF-P beta-lysylation protein EpmB produces the protein MSEPAYPISINDRPDWQFELKQAYTQPEELLRALKLDPALFSDDIKARKLFAMRVPRTFVAQMQAGDSNDPLLRQVLPLHNEFESEPGYSTDPLQEQQGPVNGLLHKYKSRVLLILQGGCAVNCRYCFRRHFPYDELTFSKRQLTETLEYIRQHPEINEVILSGGDPLMAKDERLKSLINEFELLPQLTRLRIHSRLPVVIPSRLTHKLKEVLSNSRLQSVLVLHANHANEISPELAEALDDWHQAGIHLLNQSVLLSGVNDNLATLTELSETLFSARVMPYYLHQLDKVEGASHFAVSDEKAQALWQKMTHELPGFLVPRLVREEAGELSKTAIMPDGTNTLTEEKL, from the coding sequence GTGTCTGAGCCAGCGTATCCTATCTCTATAAATGATCGTCCTGACTGGCAGTTCGAGCTGAAACAAGCCTATACCCAGCCAGAGGAACTGCTACGTGCACTCAAGCTCGATCCCGCATTATTTAGTGACGATATCAAAGCTCGTAAGCTTTTTGCTATGCGAGTGCCAAGGACTTTTGTTGCACAAATGCAAGCCGGAGACTCTAACGATCCATTATTACGCCAGGTGCTCCCCTTACACAACGAATTTGAGTCAGAGCCCGGTTACAGCACCGACCCCCTGCAAGAGCAGCAAGGCCCCGTAAATGGACTTCTGCACAAGTATAAAAGCCGAGTATTGTTGATACTGCAAGGCGGCTGTGCGGTTAATTGTCGTTATTGCTTCCGGCGTCACTTTCCTTACGATGAATTAACCTTCAGTAAACGCCAGCTAACGGAGACACTGGAGTACATCCGGCAACACCCGGAAATTAATGAGGTGATTCTGAGCGGCGGCGACCCTCTGATGGCGAAGGACGAGCGGCTTAAGAGTTTAATTAACGAATTTGAATTATTGCCTCAACTCACCCGTTTACGTATTCATAGCCGGCTGCCAGTCGTGATACCCTCCCGCCTGACGCATAAGCTTAAAGAAGTGCTCAGCAACAGCCGCTTGCAAAGTGTTCTGGTGCTTCACGCGAATCATGCAAATGAGATTTCTCCTGAGTTAGCCGAAGCACTCGATGACTGGCACCAGGCGGGTATCCATTTACTGAACCAGAGCGTTTTACTTAGCGGAGTAAATGATAATTTAGCCACGCTTACCGAGCTTAGTGAAACGTTATTTAGTGCCCGGGTTATGCCTTACTATTTGCATCAGCTGGACAAAGTTGAGGGCGCGAGCCATTTCGCGGTTAGCGACGAGAAAGCGCAAGCCTTGTGGCAAAAAATGACTCATGAATTACCTGGGTTTCTGGTTCCTCGTCTGGTTAGAGAGGAAGCTGGCGAGCTCAGTAAAACCGCTATCATGCCGGACGGCACTAATACATTAACAGAGGAAAAACTATGA
- the efp gene encoding elongation factor P, protein MANYSTSEFKGGLKIMQDGEPCSIVENEMVKPGKGQAFNRVKIRKLISGKVVEKTFKSGESVEGADVIELELSYLYNDGEFWHFMNNETFEQVPADAKAVADAEKWLVEQDVCTLTLWEGKPINVQPPNFVELEITETDPGLKGDTAGTGGKPATLSTGAVVRVPLFVQIGEVIKVDTRSGEYVSRVQK, encoded by the coding sequence ATGGCGAATTATAGTACGAGTGAATTTAAAGGTGGTTTGAAAATCATGCAGGACGGCGAGCCATGCTCGATCGTTGAAAATGAAATGGTTAAACCCGGTAAAGGTCAGGCTTTTAACCGAGTTAAAATTCGCAAATTAATCAGCGGTAAAGTTGTCGAAAAAACTTTCAAGTCGGGCGAATCCGTTGAAGGCGCTGATGTTATTGAGTTGGAACTGTCTTATCTTTATAACGATGGTGAGTTCTGGCACTTCATGAATAATGAAACCTTTGAGCAAGTTCCGGCAGACGCTAAAGCTGTTGCCGATGCTGAGAAATGGTTAGTCGAGCAGGATGTTTGTACTCTGACCCTATGGGAAGGGAAGCCGATTAATGTGCAGCCGCCAAACTTTGTTGAATTGGAAATTACTGAAACTGACCCCGGGCTTAAAGGTGATACCGCCGGTACTGGTGGAAAACCTGCCACGCTGAGTACAGGCGCGGTTGTTCGTGTTCCGTTATTCGTACAAATTGGCGAAGTGATCAAAGTTGATACTCGCTCGGGCGAAT